One segment of Paenibacillus sp. FSL R7-0337 DNA contains the following:
- a CDS encoding flotillin family protein: MMNLENIPESLFIPAIVIAVLLVLGLAFWARYKTVGPDEGMIVTGSFLGNNHISDDGSGRKIKIVRGGGAFILPVFQKAEFMSLLSHKLDVTTPEVYTEQGVPVIADGVAIIKVGSSTEDVATAAEQFMGKPIESLKSEAQEVLEGHLRAILGTMTVEEVYRNRDRFAQEVQGVAARDLKKMGLQIVSFTIKDVRDKHGYLEALGKPRIAAVKRDAEIAEAEAVRDARIQKANAEEQGQKAELLRDTNIAEASKENQLKVAAFKRDQDTAKAEADQAYHIQEARAKQTVVEEQMKVELVRKEREIDIQAKEIQVREKQYDAEVKKKAEADRYAVEQAAEADKAKRMREADAVQYSIETQAKATSEQKRLEGQAIADAELAKGKAESEVIRLRGLAEAEAKEKLAEAFQKFGEAAVLDIIVKMLPELAGKIAEPLASIDKLTVVDTGNGEGAARVSNYVTQLMSTAPEMLKSVSGIDVEALIKGLTKGKSDKNEVVKHTAAPITSVVTRPAPAAPVTPAQPVEPSEHPEG; this comes from the coding sequence ATGATGAATCTAGAAAATATTCCTGAATCCCTATTTATACCTGCGATAGTAATCGCTGTACTGCTTGTTCTCGGACTCGCCTTCTGGGCGCGTTACAAGACGGTTGGCCCGGATGAAGGCATGATTGTCACCGGTTCCTTCCTGGGCAACAATCATATATCAGATGACGGCTCCGGCCGCAAAATCAAAATCGTCCGCGGCGGCGGGGCATTCATTTTGCCCGTCTTCCAGAAGGCGGAGTTCATGTCTCTGCTCTCCCACAAGCTCGATGTGACGACCCCGGAGGTCTATACGGAGCAAGGCGTGCCGGTCATTGCCGACGGGGTCGCCATCATCAAGGTAGGCAGCTCCACGGAAGATGTGGCAACGGCAGCCGAGCAGTTCATGGGCAAGCCGATTGAATCCCTGAAGAGTGAAGCGCAGGAAGTGCTGGAAGGACATCTGCGGGCGATCCTCGGTACGATGACCGTAGAAGAGGTCTACCGTAACCGCGACCGTTTCGCCCAGGAGGTTCAGGGTGTTGCCGCCCGTGACCTCAAGAAGATGGGACTCCAGATTGTCTCTTTTACCATCAAGGATGTACGTGATAAGCACGGATACCTGGAAGCGCTGGGTAAACCGCGGATTGCCGCAGTGAAGCGTGATGCGGAGATTGCCGAAGCGGAAGCTGTCCGTGACGCGCGGATTCAGAAGGCCAATGCCGAGGAGCAGGGGCAGAAGGCGGAGCTGCTGCGTGATACCAATATTGCCGAAGCTTCGAAGGAGAATCAGCTCAAGGTAGCCGCGTTCAAGCGTGACCAGGATACCGCCAAGGCAGAAGCAGACCAGGCGTACCACATTCAGGAGGCGCGTGCCAAGCAGACCGTGGTGGAAGAGCAGATGAAGGTTGAGCTGGTCCGCAAGGAACGCGAAATCGATATCCAGGCCAAGGAAATCCAGGTACGCGAGAAGCAGTATGACGCTGAAGTGAAGAAGAAAGCGGAAGCAGACCGTTATGCGGTAGAGCAGGCGGCGGAAGCCGACAAGGCCAAGCGCATGCGTGAAGCCGATGCCGTGCAGTACAGTATTGAGACTCAGGCTAAGGCAACCTCCGAGCAGAAGCGTCTGGAAGGTCAGGCAATTGCGGATGCAGAGCTGGCCAAAGGTAAAGCAGAGTCCGAGGTTATCCGTCTGCGCGGTCTGGCCGAAGCGGAAGCCAAGGAGAAGCTGGCAGAAGCCTTCCAGAAATTCGGGGAAGCGGCGGTTCTCGATATTATCGTCAAAATGCTGCCTGAGCTGGCCGGGAAGATTGCCGAGCCGCTGGCGTCTATCGACAAGCTGACTGTGGTGGATACCGGCAACGGTGAAGGAGCTGCACGTGTCAGTAATTATGTGACCCAACTGATGTCCACAGCCCCTGAGATGCTGAAGAGCGTGTCCGGTATTGATGTCGAGGCGCTGATCAAAGGGCTGACTAAGGGCAAGTCTGATAAGAATGAGGTTGTCAAACACACAGCAGCACCCATAACCTCTGTCGTCACCAGACCAGCACCGGCTGCACCGGTCACTCCGGCACAACCGGTGGAACCTTCGGAACATCCTGAAGGATAA
- a CDS encoding ABC transporter ATP-binding protein has protein sequence MELILDNIRKSFDGREVLKGIDFTFEQGKIYGLLGRNGAGKTSLFNCLSGEIQMDSGGAFLRRDEVSLPLLEEEIGYVFSLPILPDFLTGYEFVKFYMDINKGKIQADRTIEEYFDIIRFEEADRHRLIKGYSHGMKNKIQMLCFIISRPPLILLDEPLTSFDVVVALEIKKLLREMKRDHIIIFSTHILQLAADLCDELVILNNGTLREIPAETLHSPEFEEQIIALLKDEDHD, from the coding sequence ATGGAGCTTATACTGGATAATATACGCAAGAGCTTTGACGGCAGGGAGGTGCTGAAGGGGATTGATTTTACCTTTGAGCAGGGCAAGATATACGGCTTGCTCGGCCGCAACGGCGCGGGAAAGACCTCGTTATTCAACTGCCTTAGCGGGGAGATCCAAATGGATAGCGGCGGCGCTTTTCTGCGCAGAGATGAGGTGAGTCTTCCGCTGCTTGAGGAAGAGATCGGCTACGTATTCTCCTTGCCGATTCTGCCTGACTTCCTGACCGGTTATGAGTTTGTGAAATTCTACATGGACATCAATAAGGGGAAGATACAAGCGGACCGGACCATCGAGGAGTATTTCGATATCATCCGTTTCGAGGAGGCGGACAGACACCGTCTGATCAAAGGCTATTCCCACGGGATGAAGAACAAAATTCAGATGCTGTGCTTTATCATTTCCCGCCCGCCGCTGATCCTGCTCGATGAGCCGTTAACCTCTTTTGATGTGGTAGTGGCGCTGGAGATCAAGAAGCTGCTGCGGGAGATGAAGCGGGATCATATCATTATTTTCTCCACTCATATTCTGCAGCTGGCAGCCGATCTCTGCGATGAGCTGGTTATTCTGAATAATGGCACGCTGCGCGAGATTCCGGCGGAGACCCTGCACAGTCCGGAATTTGAAGAGCAGATTATTGCCCTGTTGAAGGATGAGGATCATGATTAG
- a CDS encoding PRD domain-containing protein has product MSSITVGKVLNNNVIIAEHPQYAEVVVIGKGIGFNRKTRDRINLSSVEKMFILRSQEEQEQYKQLVPQVDEKLIEVVQEIVLHIMQSSRQTLNEHIHIALTDHISFAIRRSEQHMAIHNPFLYETREIYPEEYSLAEYAVERINEAMKVTLPPDEIGFVALHIVSALSNRHISEVKQHSQLIGDLVGLVEDNLEYRIPRDSLDYSRLVTHLRFVLERLRRGETVRETSSLDGLMKREYPEMYMLAWKLTKVIEQRVRIPVYPAEVSYLTIHLQRIAQKKEDETELEPPEKL; this is encoded by the coding sequence GTGAGCAGCATTACCGTGGGCAAGGTGCTTAATAATAACGTGATCATTGCCGAGCATCCCCAGTATGCCGAGGTTGTGGTGATCGGCAAGGGGATCGGCTTCAACCGTAAAACGCGGGACCGGATCAATCTGTCCTCTGTAGAGAAGATGTTCATCCTGCGCAGCCAGGAGGAGCAGGAGCAATACAAGCAGCTGGTGCCGCAGGTAGACGAGAAGCTGATTGAGGTGGTTCAGGAGATTGTGCTGCACATTATGCAGAGCAGCCGACAGACGCTGAATGAGCATATCCATATTGCCCTTACCGACCATATATCCTTCGCGATCCGCAGAAGCGAGCAGCATATGGCTATTCATAATCCGTTTCTGTACGAGACCCGGGAGATTTATCCGGAGGAATACAGTCTGGCGGAATATGCGGTGGAGCGGATCAATGAGGCGATGAAGGTGACGCTGCCGCCGGATGAGATCGGCTTCGTAGCTCTGCATATTGTCAGTGCGCTTAGCAATCGCCATATCTCCGAGGTGAAGCAGCATTCCCAGCTAATTGGGGATCTGGTGGGGCTGGTGGAGGATAATCTGGAATACCGTATTCCGCGGGATTCGCTGGACTATTCAAGGCTGGTGACCCATTTGCGGTTCGTTCTGGAACGTCTGCGCCGGGGAGAGACTGTGCGCGAGACCTCATCCCTGGATGGACTAATGAAGCGGGAGTACCCCGAGATGTACATGCTTGCCTGGAAGCTCACGAAGGTAATTGAGCAGCGTGTGCGTATCCCGGTATATCCGGCCGAGGTCAGCTATCTGACGATTCATCTGCAGCGTATTGCCCAGAAGAAAGAAGATGAGACGGAGCTGGAACCGCCGGAGAAGCTTTAA
- the ptsG gene encoding glucose-specific PTS transporter subunit IIBC, translating to MFKKLFGVLQRVGKALMLPVAILPAAGLLLGIGNMLVNPDFLQYVPALENHIVQAIATVLMNSGQIVFDNLSLLFAVGVAIGLAGGEGVAGLAAIIGFLVMNVTMGTVVGVNAYVLTWKDFSYSSVLGIPTLQTGVFGGILVGILAASMYKRFFRIELPSYLGFFAGKRFVPIMTAVTSLMLGLALTIVWPPIQHGLNYVSQSMINTNLTLSAFIFGVIERSLIPFGLHHIFYSPFWYEFGSYIDKAGDLVRGDQRIFMQQLRDGVEFTAGTFTTGKYPFMMFGLPAAALAIYHESKPENRRVVGSLMVSAALTSFLTGITEPLEFSFLFVAPLLFAVHAVFAGLSFMTMHLLNVKIGMTFSGGFIDYVLFGVIPNRTAWWLVIPVGLVLAVIYYFGFRFVIRKFNLKTPGREDASEDEDEVSLESVSKTGDDLPRNILSALGGKENITHLDACITRLRVEVKDKAGVDKNRLKKLGASGVLEVGNNVQAIFGTRSDTIKSQIQDVMNGRTPAAAPAAPKPELEQQAGEQGDAIIPEDIVSPVNGQLMDITEVPDAVFSQKMTGDGFAFLSEDGKIASPVYGKVFNVFPSKHAIGIMSDGGKEVLVHIGVNTVKLKGQGFTVLVEEGDLVAAGQPIMEVDLEYVKANAPSVISPVIFSNLPEGSSVTLKKPGRVVIGDKDIITIQ from the coding sequence ATGTTTAAAAAATTATTTGGCGTTCTGCAGAGAGTCGGTAAGGCGCTTATGCTGCCAGTTGCCATTCTGCCTGCGGCGGGCCTGCTGCTTGGAATCGGGAATATGCTGGTTAACCCGGACTTCCTGCAATATGTGCCTGCACTGGAGAATCATATTGTTCAGGCGATAGCCACAGTACTGATGAACTCCGGGCAAATCGTATTTGATAACCTATCTCTGCTCTTTGCAGTCGGCGTAGCCATCGGGCTGGCCGGAGGAGAGGGCGTAGCCGGGCTTGCAGCGATTATCGGCTTCCTGGTGATGAATGTAACCATGGGTACGGTAGTTGGCGTCAATGCTTACGTGCTGACTTGGAAGGATTTCTCGTATTCCAGTGTGCTGGGGATTCCCACATTGCAGACTGGGGTATTCGGTGGTATCCTGGTCGGGATCCTGGCTGCATCCATGTACAAAAGGTTCTTCCGTATAGAATTGCCGTCGTACCTGGGCTTCTTCGCGGGTAAACGTTTCGTACCGATTATGACGGCAGTGACCTCCCTGATGCTCGGTCTTGCGCTTACGATTGTGTGGCCGCCGATCCAGCACGGTCTGAACTATGTGTCACAGAGTATGATTAATACCAACCTGACGCTGTCTGCCTTTATCTTCGGGGTCATCGAGCGTTCTCTGATTCCGTTCGGCTTGCACCATATCTTCTATTCACCGTTCTGGTATGAATTCGGAAGCTATATTGACAAGGCGGGCGATCTGGTCCGCGGTGACCAGCGCATCTTCATGCAGCAGCTTCGTGACGGTGTGGAGTTCACAGCGGGTACATTTACTACCGGTAAATATCCGTTCATGATGTTCGGTCTTCCGGCAGCGGCTCTTGCGATCTACCATGAGTCGAAGCCTGAGAACAGACGGGTTGTCGGAAGCTTGATGGTTTCCGCAGCGCTGACCTCGTTCCTGACGGGGATCACCGAGCCGCTGGAATTCTCCTTCCTGTTCGTGGCTCCGCTGCTGTTCGCAGTCCATGCTGTATTCGCAGGACTCTCCTTCATGACCATGCACCTCTTGAATGTCAAAATCGGCATGACCTTCTCCGGCGGGTTCATCGACTATGTGCTGTTCGGCGTCATTCCGAACCGTACCGCCTGGTGGCTGGTTATCCCGGTAGGTCTGGTATTGGCCGTGATTTATTACTTCGGATTCCGCTTCGTTATCCGTAAGTTCAACCTGAAGACGCCTGGCCGTGAGGATGCCTCCGAGGATGAGGATGAGGTTAGCTTGGAGAGTGTGTCCAAGACAGGCGACGATCTGCCGCGCAACATTCTGTCCGCCCTGGGCGGCAAAGAGAATATCACCCATCTGGATGCCTGCATTACGCGTCTGCGGGTTGAAGTGAAGGACAAAGCGGGCGTAGACAAGAACCGTCTGAAGAAGCTTGGTGCTTCTGGTGTTCTTGAAGTGGGTAACAACGTACAAGCGATCTTCGGCACACGTTCGGACACAATCAAGTCACAGATTCAGGATGTCATGAACGGCAGAACACCGGCTGCAGCCCCTGCTGCTCCGAAGCCGGAGCTTGAACAACAGGCGGGCGAGCAGGGTGATGCTATTATACCTGAGGATATCGTATCTCCGGTAAACGGCCAGCTGATGGATATTACAGAGGTTCCCGATGCGGTCTTCTCGCAGAAAATGACCGGTGACGGCTTCGCCTTCCTGTCCGAAGACGGCAAGATTGCTTCGCCGGTATACGGCAAGGTATTCAACGTGTTCCCTAGTAAGCATGCCATTGGCATCATGTCGGACGGCGGCAAGGAAGTCCTTGTGCATATCGGGGTCAACACCGTTAAGCTTAAGGGCCAGGGCTTCACGGTTCTGGTGGAGGAAGGCGATCTGGTAGCTGCCGGACAGCCGATTATGGAAGTAGACCTGGAGTATGTGAAGGCGAATGCACCTTCTGTCATCTCTCCGGTCATCTTCTCCAACCTGCCGGAAGGATCCTCCGTGACCTTGAAGAAGCCGGGCAGAGTCGTCATCGGCGACAAGGATATCATCACTATTCAGTAA